One Chromobacterium paludis genomic window carries:
- a CDS encoding chloride channel protein, giving the protein MFQSSRHHRFVLIPLFAAACGALGALLVLCFQGLLHLGEHALARHGGGLVEIASRLAPWQRALAPIIGGLVAGWVLEQGRRLLRGAAAGDYLEAVRVGDGHLSLRRTLVNSLSSFCTVASGGSIGREGAMVALSAQGGSLLTRLLPMSLPRRRRIVACGIAAGWAAAYHAPLSAVIFVCEVVWRRLDWRALPALALAALTASLTVDHLFGLSPLYQPPPLALPDRLALAGYCLLALGLGAVSPLFLKLMELGRHAFGRLPMRLPLRMALGGSVVGGLAWFWPQMWGNGYSTVSWLLGHQPAWQLVLTLLLCKLAATAATSGSGAVGGIFTPMLFAGAAGGALAGQLLNLALPGWLPGGGAVLVGMAAFLAATARAPLLAVAMLMELTGAYSMLLPVALAAALAARVSRLLGGRALYQDEAGAVRRRRPGRWWRRRR; this is encoded by the coding sequence ATGTTCCAGTCGTCCCGGCATCATCGCTTTGTCCTCATTCCGTTGTTCGCGGCCGCTTGCGGCGCGCTGGGCGCCTTGCTGGTGCTGTGTTTTCAGGGGCTGCTGCACCTGGGTGAGCACGCGCTGGCGCGGCATGGCGGCGGCCTGGTGGAAATCGCCAGCCGGCTGGCGCCGTGGCAGCGCGCGTTGGCGCCGATCATCGGCGGCCTGGTGGCAGGCTGGGTGCTGGAGCAGGGCCGGCGCCTGCTGCGCGGCGCGGCGGCCGGCGACTACCTGGAGGCGGTGCGTGTCGGCGACGGCCACCTGAGCCTGCGCCGTACCCTGGTCAACAGCCTGTCGTCGTTTTGCACCGTCGCCAGCGGCGGCTCCATCGGCCGCGAGGGCGCGATGGTGGCGCTGTCGGCGCAGGGCGGCTCCTTGCTGACCCGCTTGCTGCCGATGTCGCTGCCGCGCCGGCGGCGCATCGTGGCCTGCGGCATCGCCGCCGGCTGGGCCGCCGCCTATCACGCGCCGCTGTCAGCCGTGATTTTCGTCTGCGAGGTGGTGTGGCGGCGGCTGGACTGGCGCGCCCTGCCGGCGCTGGCCCTGGCGGCCTTGACCGCCAGCCTGACCGTCGATCATCTGTTTGGCCTGTCCCCCTTGTATCAGCCGCCGCCGCTGGCCTTGCCTGATCGCCTGGCCCTGGCCGGCTACTGCCTGCTGGCGCTGGGGCTGGGCGCGGTGTCTCCGCTGTTCTTGAAGCTGATGGAGCTGGGCCGCCACGCCTTTGGCCGCCTGCCTATGCGTTTGCCGCTGCGCATGGCGCTGGGCGGCTCGGTGGTGGGGGGGCTGGCCTGGTTCTGGCCGCAGATGTGGGGCAACGGCTACAGCACGGTGTCGTGGCTGCTGGGCCACCAGCCGGCTTGGCAGCTGGTGTTGACCCTGCTGCTGTGCAAGCTGGCCGCCACGGCCGCCACCAGCGGCTCCGGCGCGGTGGGCGGCATTTTCACGCCCATGCTGTTCGCCGGCGCGGCCGGCGGCGCGCTGGCCGGCCAGTTGCTGAATCTGGCGCTGCCGGGCTGGCTGCCGGGCGGCGGGGCGGTGCTGGTGGGGATGGCGGCTTTCCTGGCGGCTACCGCGCGGGCGCCGCTATTGGCGGTGGCGATGCTGATGGAGCTGACCGGCGCGTATTCCATGCTATTGCCGGTGGCGCTGGCCGCCGCGCTGGCGGCGCGCGTCAGCCGCCTGCTGGGCGGCCGCGCGCTATACCAGGACGAGGCCGGGGCGGTCAGGCGTCGGCGGCCGGGCCGCTGGTGGCGTCGTCGTCGATGA
- a CDS encoding GNAT family N-acetyltransferase translates to MQIREANLEDLAAILDIYNEVIATTTAVYNDDPLTPGEFAVWFQDRTAAGYPVLLAEEDDGRVLGFSSFGDFRTRPGYRFTVEHSVHLTADARSKGIGTALVQALFPRAKAMGKHTMLGAVDADNEASIRFHEKLGFVQVGRLPQVGFKFGRWLDLVYLQRFIDDDATSGPAADA, encoded by the coding sequence ATGCAGATTCGTGAAGCCAATCTGGAAGACCTCGCCGCGATACTGGACATCTACAACGAAGTCATCGCCACCACCACCGCCGTCTACAACGACGATCCGCTGACGCCCGGCGAGTTCGCCGTCTGGTTCCAGGACCGCACCGCCGCCGGTTACCCGGTGCTGCTGGCAGAAGAGGACGACGGCCGCGTGCTGGGCTTCTCCAGCTTCGGCGATTTCCGCACCCGCCCCGGCTACCGCTTCACCGTGGAGCACAGCGTGCACCTGACCGCCGACGCCCGCAGCAAGGGCATAGGCACCGCCTTGGTGCAGGCGCTGTTCCCGCGCGCCAAGGCGATGGGCAAGCACACCATGCTGGGCGCGGTGGACGCCGACAACGAGGCCTCGATCCGCTTCCACGAAAAGCTGGGCTTCGTCCAGGTGGGCCGCCTGCCGCAAGTGGGCTTCAAGTTCGGCCGCTGGCTGGACCTGGTCTATCTGCAGCGCTTCATCGACGACGACGCCACCAGCGGCCCGGCCGCCGACGCCTGA
- the pyrI gene encoding aspartate carbamoyltransferase regulatory subunit, which translates to MQYTRTVEALKQGTVIDHIPAGEGIKILRLFKLAETGERVTVGLNLSSRHMGSKDLIKVENVALTEEQANELALFAPQATVNVIENFEVVKKHKLTLPEAVEGIFSCPNSNCVSHNEPVTSYFYVKTVAHDTKMKCKYCEKVFTRDIVAEVR; encoded by the coding sequence ATGCAATATACCCGCACCGTAGAAGCGCTGAAGCAAGGCACGGTCATCGACCACATCCCGGCCGGCGAAGGCATCAAGATCCTGCGTCTGTTCAAGCTGGCCGAAACCGGCGAGCGCGTCACCGTCGGCCTCAACCTGTCCAGCCGCCACATGGGCAGCAAGGACCTGATCAAGGTGGAGAACGTGGCGCTGACCGAGGAGCAGGCCAACGAGCTGGCGCTGTTCGCGCCGCAAGCCACAGTCAATGTCATAGAAAATTTTGAAGTGGTCAAAAAGCACAAATTGACCCTGCCGGAAGCAGTGGAGGGCATTTTCTCGTGCCCGAACTCGAATTGCGTCTCTCACAACGAGCCGGTGACCAGCTATTTCTACGTCAAAACAGTCGCTCACGATACAAAAATGAAATGCAAGTATTGCGAAAAAGTGTTCACTAGGGATATTGTTGCGGAAGTGCGCTGA